The sequence CGCCTGGTACGAGCGCCTCCTCGGCCGCCCCGCCGACGCCCGCCCCATGCCGGGCCTCGCGGACTGGCACCTCACGGACGGCGGCTGGCTCCAGGTCTTCACCGACCCCGGCCACGCGGGCAAGGCCCTGATCAACCTCGCGGTCACCGACCTGGACACCGAACTCGCCGCACTCGCGGCCCAGGGCATCGCGGCGGACGCGACCACGGCGGCCAAGGACCGGGTCCGCTTCGCCTCGGTCCACGACCCGGACGGAAACAGGCTGACG comes from Streptomyces sp. Tu6071 and encodes:
- a CDS encoding VOC family protein; the protein is MRFTHVLAVAPVTDHAAAVAWYERLLGRPADARPMPGLADWHLTDGGWLQVFTDPGHAGKALINLAVTDLDTELAALAAQGIAADATTAAKDRVRFASVHDPDGNRLTLIERPAVA